In a single window of the Zea mays cultivar B73 chromosome 5, Zm-B73-REFERENCE-NAM-5.0, whole genome shotgun sequence genome:
- the LOC109940010 gene encoding protein trichome birefringence has product MKGAWRQSGVAAVAEHLGHLGGAGLVGRALPVRLCLYGLTLTFAGFAVFLCFAPSLIVPPASSPGVAWFDDGLIASASPYRAQVSGFLSSLFPAISSSTVPPGGVAVSCSRGNGSSAVRRGEQLGSGGGAPVSSKEAPVPGDATATVLSGAAPVDHVQGGAKAKHSAWSAAAESKGGPGPGLASGGSAQNVTSAKGGVPVGINGSDDTNASSVDAGDGNGVRPSARYTAGSTHQLGSGTAALVNGATASFLNQTASEVAAAMDGNGSAAAVNNQTVPIQAPADSKSHSSAASDGSNSTAANKQNESTASPQGSTSPVKDRSARGATPTASDNGDVPVEADANAGWRMKADWIENMARCDMFYGNWVRDDSYPLYPAGSCPHVDESFNCHLNGRPDKAYERLRWQPSGCRIPRLNPTDMLERLRGKRLVFVGDSLNRNMWESLICILRNSVKDKSKVFEVSGRSQFRAEGSYSFLFQDYNCSVEFFRSPFLVQEWEMPISNGKGTRETLRLDVIDPAFPRYKNADIIIFNTGHWWTHDKTSLGKDYYQEGNRVYSELDVHDAFRRALNTWAKWVDSSVNPKKTTVFFRGYSASHFSGGQWNSGGSCDKETDPITDGQYLTPYPEKMSILEEVLREMKTPVVYLNITRMTDYRKEAHPSAYRKQELTEEERQSPELYQDCSHWCLPGVPDSWNELLYAQILLKQQHAMAMQQ; this is encoded by the exons ATGAAGGGCGCGTGGAGGCAGAGCGGCgtggcggccgtggccgaacaccTCGGCCACCTCGGCGGAGCAGGGCTCGTCGGGCGAGCGCTGCCCGTCAGGCTCTGCCTCTACGGCCTCACGCTCACCTTCGCCGGATTCGCGGTCTTCCTCTGCTTCGCGCCCTCCCTCATCGTGCCCCCAGCCTCgtcgccgggcgtggcgtggttcGACGACGGCCTGATCGCCTCCGCGTCGCCGTACCGCGCGCAGGTCTCGGGCTTCCTCTCGTCCCTGTTTCCCGCCATCTCCTCCTCCACGGTGCCTCCTGGTGGCGTCGCGGTGAGCTGTTCCCGAGGCAATGGCTCCAGCGCGGTTCGGCGCGGCGAGCAGTTGGGAAGCGGAGGTGGAGCTCCGGTCAGCAGCAAGGAAGCGCCAGTTCCCGGGGATGCTACTGCGACGGTGCTGAGCGGCGCGGCGCCCGTTGATCATGTGCaaggcggtgccaaagccaagcATTCCGCCTGGAGTGCCGCTGCCGAGTCGAAGGGTGGGCCTGGACCTGGACTCGCGAGCGGCGGTTCAGCCCAGAATGTCACGTCGGCGAAAGGAGGCGTGCCTGTTGGGATCAACGGTTCCGACGACACGAACGCGAGTTCCGTGGATGCCGGGGATGGCAACGGGGTGAGACCGAGTGCAAGGTATACTGCCGGCTCCACGCACCAGTTGGGAAGCGGAACTGCAGCTTTAGTCAATGGTGCTACTGCTTCATTCCTTAATCAGACTGCGAGTGAAGTTGCAGCGGCCATGGACGGCAATGGAAGTGCAGCTGCAGTCAACAACCAGACCGTCCCAATTCAGGCTCCTGCAGATAGCAAGAGCCACAGTTCAGCTGCTTCAGATGGCAGCAACAGTACTGCAGCCAATAAGCAGAATGAATCGACCGCTAGTCCTCAGGGGAGCACTAGTCCGGTGAAAGATCGATCTGCACGAGGGGCCACCCCAACAGCCAGTGACAACGGTGATGTGCCGGTGGAAGCAGATGCTAATGCCGGTTGGCGCATGAAGGCTGATTGGATTGAGAACATGGCCCGCTGCGACATGTTCTACGGGAATTGGGTCCGAGATGACTCGTACCCTCTGTATCCTGCGGGATCATGTCCTCACGTCGATGAGTCCTTCAACTGCCACCTCAACGGCCGTCCTGACAAAGCTTACGAGAGGCTCCGGTGGCAACCTAGCGGATGCAGAATCCCAAG ATTGAACCCAACTGATATGTTGGAGAGGCTGAGGGGGAAGAGGCTGGTGTTTGTGGGTGATTCGCTCAACAGGAACATGTGGGAATCCCTGATTTGTATCTTGAGGAATTCTGTCAAAGACAAGAGTAAGGTTTTTGAGGTATCCGGCAGGAGCCAATTCAGGGCTGAGGGCTCCTACTCTTTCTTGTTCCAG GACTACAATTGTAGTGTGGAGTTCTTCCGCTCCCCTTTCCTTGTTCAGGAATGGGAGATGCCAATCAGCAACGGAAAGGGTACCCGGGAAACTCTCAGGCTTGACGTCATCGATCCAGCGTTCCCGAGGTACAAGAACGCAGATATCATTATCTTCAACACtggtcactggtggacgcatgacAAAACTTCTCTAGG GAAAGATTACTACCAAGAGGGCAACCGCGTGTACAGTGAGCTGGACGTCCACGATGCCTTTCGGCGAGCTCTCAACACCTGGGCCAAGTGGGTTGATTCCAGTGTAAACCCCAAGAAAACCACTGTGTTTTTCAGAGGCTACTCGGCATCCCACTTCAG TGGAGGCCAATGGAATTCGGGCGGCAGTTGTGACAAGGAAACAGATCCAATAACGGATGGCCAGTACCTCACGCCGTACCCAGAGAAGATGAGCATTCTGGAGGAGGTGCTCCGTGAGATGAAAACGCCCGTCGTGTACCTGAACATAACACGGATGACCGACTACAGGAAGGAGGCCCACCCTTCGGCCTACCGCAAGCAggagctgactgaagaggagagGCAATCGCCTGAGCTGTACCAGGACTGCAGCCACTGGTGCCTCCCTGGAGTACCGGACTCCTGGAACGAGCTTCTCTACGCACAGATTTTGCTGAAGCAGCAACATGCGATGGCGATGCAACAATAA